The proteins below are encoded in one region of Malaclemys terrapin pileata isolate rMalTer1 chromosome 8, rMalTer1.hap1, whole genome shotgun sequence:
- the KLHL20 gene encoding kelch-like protein 20 isoform X2, with protein sequence MDGKPMRRCTSTRPGETGMDVTSRCTLGDPNKLPEGVPQPARMPYISDKHPRQTLEVINLLRKHRELCDVVLVVGAKKIYAHRVILSACSPYFRAMFTGELAESRQTEVVIRDIDERAMELLIDFAYTSQITVEEGNVQTLLPAACLLQLAEIQEACCEFLKRQLDPSNCLGIRAFADTHSCRELLRIADKFTQHNFQEVMESEEFMLLPANQLIDIISSDELNVRSEEQVFNAVMAWVKYSIQERRPQLPQVLQHVRLPLLSPKFLVGTVGSDPLIKSDEECRDLVDEAKNYLLLPQERPLMQGPRTRPRKPIRCGEVLFAVGGWCSGDAISSVERYDPQTNEWRMVASMSKRRCGVGVSVLDDLLYAVGGHDGSSYLNSVERYDPKTNQWSSDVAPTSTCRTSVGVAVLGGYLYAVGGQDGVSCLNIVERYDPKENKWTRVASMSTRRLGVAVAVLGGFLYAVGGSDGTSPLNTVERYNPQENRWHTIAPMGTRRKHLGCAVYQDMIYAVGGRDDTTELSSAERYNPRTNQWSPVVAMTSRRSGVGLAVVNGQLMAVGGFDGTTYLKTIEVFDPDANTWRLYGGMNYRRLGGGVGVIKMTHCESHIWGNGLFFRPVNIWPKCSKMGA encoded by the exons GTGTACCAGTACTCGACCAGGAGAGACCGGAATGGATGTGACGAGCCGTTGCACCCTTGGAGATCCCAACAAACTGCCAGAGGGGGTACCACAACCTGCTCGCATGCCCTACATCTCAGATAAGCACCCTCGACAAACCTTAGAGGTTATCAATCTTCTGCGGAAGCACCGGGAGTTGTGTGATGTGGTACTAGTCGTGGGTGCCAAAAAGATCTATGCACACCGAGTGATACTTTCAGCCTGCAGTCCTTATTTCCGAGCCATGTTCACTGGGGAACTGGCAGAAAGTCGGCAGACAGAGGTAGTGATTCGAGACATCGATGAAAGGGCCATGGAGCTGCTGATTGACTTTGCATACACTTCCCAGATCACAGTGGAAGAGGGCAACGTCCAGACCTTACTGCCAGCTGCTTGCCTACTCCAGTTGGCTGAGATCCAGGAAGCCTGCTGTGAGTTCCTAAAAAGACAATTGGACCCTTCCAACTGCCTGGGTATCCGGGCTTTTGCTGACACTCACTCCTGCCGTGAGCTGCTGAGGATTGCCGACAAGTTCACACAACATAACTTTCAGGAG GTGATGGAGAGTGAGGAGTTCATGCTTCTTCCAGCCAATCAGCTCATAGATATCATATCCAGTGATGAGTTGAATGTTCGCAGTGAGGAGCAGGTGTTCAATGCAGTGATGGCCTGGGTAAAGTACAGCATTCAGGAGAGGCGACCCCAGCTACCCCAG GTGCTACAACATGTCCGTCTGCCACTACTCAGTCCCAAGTTCCTGGTGGGTACAGTCGGCTCAGATCCACTCATTAAAAGTGACGAAGAATGCAG GGACCTGGTGGATGAAGCTAAGAACTACCTGTTGTTGCCCCAAGAGCGGCCGCTGATGCAGGGACCAAGAACTCGACCACGCAAACCCATCCGTTGTGGAGAAGTGCTCTTTGCAG TGGGAGGCTGGTGTAGTGGGGACGCAATTTCCAGTGTGGAGCGCTATGACCCTCAAACCAATGAGTGGCGGATGGTGGCTTCCATGAGCAAAAGACGCTGTGGAGTTGGAGTCAGTGTTCTGGATGACCTCCTGTATGCTGTGGGAGGCCATGATGGTTCTTCTTACCTTAACAGTGTAGAAAG ATATGATCCAAAGACGAATCAGTGGAGCAGTGATGTGGCTCCCACCAGCACCTGCAGGACCAGTGTTGGAGTGGCAGTTCTCGGGGGATACCTGTATGCTGTTGGTGGCCAGGATGGCGTCTCTTGTCTCAACATTGTGGAAAG GTATGatccaaaagaaaacaaatggacTCGGGTGGCTTCCATGAGTACCAGGCGCTTAGGAGTGGCAGTGGCTGTGTTAGGGGGCTTTCTCTATGCTGTGGGAGGCTCCGATGGGACGTCGCCTCTCAATACAG TGGAGCGCTACAATCCCCAAGAGAACCGCTGGCACACAATAGCTCCCATGGGGACTAGACGGAAGCACCTGGGCTGTGCAGTATACCAGGACATGATCTATGCTGTGGGAGGCCGAGATGATACCACAGAGCTCAGCAGTGCCGAGAGATACAACCCCAGAACCAACCAGTGGTCTCCTGTGGTTGCCATGACATCACGGCGGAGCGGC GTTGGCCTTGCAGTAGTGAATGGACAGCTAATGGCAGTGGGAGGCTTTGATGGCACAACGTACTTGAAGACCATTGAAGTGTTTGATCCTGATGCTAACACATGGAG GTTGTATGGCGGAATGAACTATCGTCGACTGGGAGGTGGTGTAGGCGTTATCAAAATGACACATTGTGAATCCCATATATG GGGAAATGGCTTATTCTTCAGGCCAGTAAATATTTG gccaaaatgttcaaaaatgggAGCCTAG
- the KLHL20 gene encoding kelch-like protein 20 isoform X5: protein MDGKPMRRCTSTRPGETGMDVTSRCTLGDPNKLPEGVPQPARMPYISDKHPRQTLEVINLLRKHRELCDVVLVVGAKKIYAHRVILSACSPYFRAMFTGELAESRQTEVVIRDIDERAMELLIDFAYTSQITVEEGNVQTLLPAACLLQLAEIQEACCEFLKRQLDPSNCLGIRAFADTHSCRELLRIADKFTQHNFQEVMESEEFMLLPANQLIDIISSDELNVRSEEQVFNAVMAWVKYSIQERRPQLPQVLQHVRLPLLSPKFLVGTVGSDPLIKSDEECRDLVDEAKNYLLLPQERPLMQGPRTRPRKPIRCGEVLFAVGGWCSGDAISSVERYDPQTNEWRMVASMSKRRCGVGVSVLDDLLYAVGGHDGSSYLNSVERYDPKTNQWSSDVAPTSTCRTSVGVAVLGGYLYAVGGQDGVSCLNIVERYDPKENKWTRVASMSTRRLGVAVAVLGGFLYAVGGSDGTSPLNTVERYNPQENRWHTIAPMGTRRKHLGCAVYQDMIYAVGGRDDTTELSSAERYNPRTNQWSPVVAMTSRRSGVGLAVVNGQLMAVGGFDGTTYLKTIEVFDPDANTWRLYGGMNYRRLGGGVGVIKMTHCESHIW, encoded by the exons GTGTACCAGTACTCGACCAGGAGAGACCGGAATGGATGTGACGAGCCGTTGCACCCTTGGAGATCCCAACAAACTGCCAGAGGGGGTACCACAACCTGCTCGCATGCCCTACATCTCAGATAAGCACCCTCGACAAACCTTAGAGGTTATCAATCTTCTGCGGAAGCACCGGGAGTTGTGTGATGTGGTACTAGTCGTGGGTGCCAAAAAGATCTATGCACACCGAGTGATACTTTCAGCCTGCAGTCCTTATTTCCGAGCCATGTTCACTGGGGAACTGGCAGAAAGTCGGCAGACAGAGGTAGTGATTCGAGACATCGATGAAAGGGCCATGGAGCTGCTGATTGACTTTGCATACACTTCCCAGATCACAGTGGAAGAGGGCAACGTCCAGACCTTACTGCCAGCTGCTTGCCTACTCCAGTTGGCTGAGATCCAGGAAGCCTGCTGTGAGTTCCTAAAAAGACAATTGGACCCTTCCAACTGCCTGGGTATCCGGGCTTTTGCTGACACTCACTCCTGCCGTGAGCTGCTGAGGATTGCCGACAAGTTCACACAACATAACTTTCAGGAG GTGATGGAGAGTGAGGAGTTCATGCTTCTTCCAGCCAATCAGCTCATAGATATCATATCCAGTGATGAGTTGAATGTTCGCAGTGAGGAGCAGGTGTTCAATGCAGTGATGGCCTGGGTAAAGTACAGCATTCAGGAGAGGCGACCCCAGCTACCCCAG GTGCTACAACATGTCCGTCTGCCACTACTCAGTCCCAAGTTCCTGGTGGGTACAGTCGGCTCAGATCCACTCATTAAAAGTGACGAAGAATGCAG GGACCTGGTGGATGAAGCTAAGAACTACCTGTTGTTGCCCCAAGAGCGGCCGCTGATGCAGGGACCAAGAACTCGACCACGCAAACCCATCCGTTGTGGAGAAGTGCTCTTTGCAG TGGGAGGCTGGTGTAGTGGGGACGCAATTTCCAGTGTGGAGCGCTATGACCCTCAAACCAATGAGTGGCGGATGGTGGCTTCCATGAGCAAAAGACGCTGTGGAGTTGGAGTCAGTGTTCTGGATGACCTCCTGTATGCTGTGGGAGGCCATGATGGTTCTTCTTACCTTAACAGTGTAGAAAG ATATGATCCAAAGACGAATCAGTGGAGCAGTGATGTGGCTCCCACCAGCACCTGCAGGACCAGTGTTGGAGTGGCAGTTCTCGGGGGATACCTGTATGCTGTTGGTGGCCAGGATGGCGTCTCTTGTCTCAACATTGTGGAAAG GTATGatccaaaagaaaacaaatggacTCGGGTGGCTTCCATGAGTACCAGGCGCTTAGGAGTGGCAGTGGCTGTGTTAGGGGGCTTTCTCTATGCTGTGGGAGGCTCCGATGGGACGTCGCCTCTCAATACAG TGGAGCGCTACAATCCCCAAGAGAACCGCTGGCACACAATAGCTCCCATGGGGACTAGACGGAAGCACCTGGGCTGTGCAGTATACCAGGACATGATCTATGCTGTGGGAGGCCGAGATGATACCACAGAGCTCAGCAGTGCCGAGAGATACAACCCCAGAACCAACCAGTGGTCTCCTGTGGTTGCCATGACATCACGGCGGAGCGGC GTTGGCCTTGCAGTAGTGAATGGACAGCTAATGGCAGTGGGAGGCTTTGATGGCACAACGTACTTGAAGACCATTGAAGTGTTTGATCCTGATGCTAACACATGGAG GTTGTATGGCGGAATGAACTATCGTCGACTGGGAGGTGGTGTAGGCGTTATCAAAATGACACATTGTGAATCCCATATATGGTAA
- the KLHL20 gene encoding kelch-like protein 20 isoform X4: protein MDGKPMRRCTSTRPGETGMDVTSRCTLGDPNKLPEGVPQPARMPYISDKHPRQTLEVINLLRKHRELCDVVLVVGAKKIYAHRVILSACSPYFRAMFTGELAESRQTEVVIRDIDERAMELLIDFAYTSQITVEEGNVQTLLPAACLLQLAEIQEACCEFLKRQLDPSNCLGIRAFADTHSCRELLRIADKFTQHNFQEVMESEEFMLLPANQLIDIISSDELNVRSEEQVFNAVMAWVKYSIQERRPQLPQVLQHVRLPLLSPKFLVGTVGSDPLIKSDEECRDLVDEAKNYLLLPQERPLMQGPRTRPRKPIRCGEVLFAVGGWCSGDAISSVERYDPQTNEWRMVASMSKRRCGVGVSVLDDLLYAVGGHDGSSYLNSVERYDPKTNQWSSDVAPTSTCRTSVGVAVLGGYLYAVGGQDGVSCLNIVERYDPKENKWTRVASMSTRRLGVAVAVLGGFLYAVGGSDGTSPLNTVERYNPQENRWHTIAPMGTRRKHLGCAVYQDMIYAVGGRDDTTELSSAERYNPRTNQWSPVVAMTSRRSGVGLAVVNGQLMAVGGFDGTTYLKTIEVFDPDANTWRLYGGMNYRRLGGGVGVIKMTHCESHIWGNGLFFRPVNIW, encoded by the exons GTGTACCAGTACTCGACCAGGAGAGACCGGAATGGATGTGACGAGCCGTTGCACCCTTGGAGATCCCAACAAACTGCCAGAGGGGGTACCACAACCTGCTCGCATGCCCTACATCTCAGATAAGCACCCTCGACAAACCTTAGAGGTTATCAATCTTCTGCGGAAGCACCGGGAGTTGTGTGATGTGGTACTAGTCGTGGGTGCCAAAAAGATCTATGCACACCGAGTGATACTTTCAGCCTGCAGTCCTTATTTCCGAGCCATGTTCACTGGGGAACTGGCAGAAAGTCGGCAGACAGAGGTAGTGATTCGAGACATCGATGAAAGGGCCATGGAGCTGCTGATTGACTTTGCATACACTTCCCAGATCACAGTGGAAGAGGGCAACGTCCAGACCTTACTGCCAGCTGCTTGCCTACTCCAGTTGGCTGAGATCCAGGAAGCCTGCTGTGAGTTCCTAAAAAGACAATTGGACCCTTCCAACTGCCTGGGTATCCGGGCTTTTGCTGACACTCACTCCTGCCGTGAGCTGCTGAGGATTGCCGACAAGTTCACACAACATAACTTTCAGGAG GTGATGGAGAGTGAGGAGTTCATGCTTCTTCCAGCCAATCAGCTCATAGATATCATATCCAGTGATGAGTTGAATGTTCGCAGTGAGGAGCAGGTGTTCAATGCAGTGATGGCCTGGGTAAAGTACAGCATTCAGGAGAGGCGACCCCAGCTACCCCAG GTGCTACAACATGTCCGTCTGCCACTACTCAGTCCCAAGTTCCTGGTGGGTACAGTCGGCTCAGATCCACTCATTAAAAGTGACGAAGAATGCAG GGACCTGGTGGATGAAGCTAAGAACTACCTGTTGTTGCCCCAAGAGCGGCCGCTGATGCAGGGACCAAGAACTCGACCACGCAAACCCATCCGTTGTGGAGAAGTGCTCTTTGCAG TGGGAGGCTGGTGTAGTGGGGACGCAATTTCCAGTGTGGAGCGCTATGACCCTCAAACCAATGAGTGGCGGATGGTGGCTTCCATGAGCAAAAGACGCTGTGGAGTTGGAGTCAGTGTTCTGGATGACCTCCTGTATGCTGTGGGAGGCCATGATGGTTCTTCTTACCTTAACAGTGTAGAAAG ATATGATCCAAAGACGAATCAGTGGAGCAGTGATGTGGCTCCCACCAGCACCTGCAGGACCAGTGTTGGAGTGGCAGTTCTCGGGGGATACCTGTATGCTGTTGGTGGCCAGGATGGCGTCTCTTGTCTCAACATTGTGGAAAG GTATGatccaaaagaaaacaaatggacTCGGGTGGCTTCCATGAGTACCAGGCGCTTAGGAGTGGCAGTGGCTGTGTTAGGGGGCTTTCTCTATGCTGTGGGAGGCTCCGATGGGACGTCGCCTCTCAATACAG TGGAGCGCTACAATCCCCAAGAGAACCGCTGGCACACAATAGCTCCCATGGGGACTAGACGGAAGCACCTGGGCTGTGCAGTATACCAGGACATGATCTATGCTGTGGGAGGCCGAGATGATACCACAGAGCTCAGCAGTGCCGAGAGATACAACCCCAGAACCAACCAGTGGTCTCCTGTGGTTGCCATGACATCACGGCGGAGCGGC GTTGGCCTTGCAGTAGTGAATGGACAGCTAATGGCAGTGGGAGGCTTTGATGGCACAACGTACTTGAAGACCATTGAAGTGTTTGATCCTGATGCTAACACATGGAG GTTGTATGGCGGAATGAACTATCGTCGACTGGGAGGTGGTGTAGGCGTTATCAAAATGACACATTGTGAATCCCATATATG GGGAAATGGCTTATTCTTCAGGCCAGTAAATATTTGGTGA
- the KLHL20 gene encoding kelch-like protein 20 isoform X3 has product MDGKPMRRCTSTRPGETGMDVTSRCTLGDPNKLPEGVPQPARMPYISDKHPRQTLEVINLLRKHRELCDVVLVVGAKKIYAHRVILSACSPYFRAMFTGELAESRQTEVVIRDIDERAMELLIDFAYTSQITVEEGNVQTLLPAACLLQLAEIQEACCEFLKRQLDPSNCLGIRAFADTHSCRELLRIADKFTQHNFQEVMESEEFMLLPANQLIDIISSDELNVRSEEQVFNAVMAWVKYSIQERRPQLPQVLQHVRLPLLSPKFLVGTVGSDPLIKSDEECRDLVDEAKNYLLLPQERPLMQGPRTRPRKPIRCGEVLFAVGGWCSGDAISSVERYDPQTNEWRMVASMSKRRCGVGVSVLDDLLYAVGGHDGSSYLNSVERYDPKTNQWSSDVAPTSTCRTSVGVAVLGGYLYAVGGQDGVSCLNIVERYDPKENKWTRVASMSTRRLGVAVAVLGGFLYAVGGSDGTSPLNTVERYNPQENRWHTIAPMGTRRKHLGCAVYQDMIYAVGGRDDTTELSSAERYNPRTNQWSPVVAMTSRRSGVGLAVVNGQLMAVGGFDGTTYLKTIEVFDPDANTWRLYGGMNYRRLGGGVGVIKMTHCESHIWGKSVNENQVHLYLD; this is encoded by the exons GTGTACCAGTACTCGACCAGGAGAGACCGGAATGGATGTGACGAGCCGTTGCACCCTTGGAGATCCCAACAAACTGCCAGAGGGGGTACCACAACCTGCTCGCATGCCCTACATCTCAGATAAGCACCCTCGACAAACCTTAGAGGTTATCAATCTTCTGCGGAAGCACCGGGAGTTGTGTGATGTGGTACTAGTCGTGGGTGCCAAAAAGATCTATGCACACCGAGTGATACTTTCAGCCTGCAGTCCTTATTTCCGAGCCATGTTCACTGGGGAACTGGCAGAAAGTCGGCAGACAGAGGTAGTGATTCGAGACATCGATGAAAGGGCCATGGAGCTGCTGATTGACTTTGCATACACTTCCCAGATCACAGTGGAAGAGGGCAACGTCCAGACCTTACTGCCAGCTGCTTGCCTACTCCAGTTGGCTGAGATCCAGGAAGCCTGCTGTGAGTTCCTAAAAAGACAATTGGACCCTTCCAACTGCCTGGGTATCCGGGCTTTTGCTGACACTCACTCCTGCCGTGAGCTGCTGAGGATTGCCGACAAGTTCACACAACATAACTTTCAGGAG GTGATGGAGAGTGAGGAGTTCATGCTTCTTCCAGCCAATCAGCTCATAGATATCATATCCAGTGATGAGTTGAATGTTCGCAGTGAGGAGCAGGTGTTCAATGCAGTGATGGCCTGGGTAAAGTACAGCATTCAGGAGAGGCGACCCCAGCTACCCCAG GTGCTACAACATGTCCGTCTGCCACTACTCAGTCCCAAGTTCCTGGTGGGTACAGTCGGCTCAGATCCACTCATTAAAAGTGACGAAGAATGCAG GGACCTGGTGGATGAAGCTAAGAACTACCTGTTGTTGCCCCAAGAGCGGCCGCTGATGCAGGGACCAAGAACTCGACCACGCAAACCCATCCGTTGTGGAGAAGTGCTCTTTGCAG TGGGAGGCTGGTGTAGTGGGGACGCAATTTCCAGTGTGGAGCGCTATGACCCTCAAACCAATGAGTGGCGGATGGTGGCTTCCATGAGCAAAAGACGCTGTGGAGTTGGAGTCAGTGTTCTGGATGACCTCCTGTATGCTGTGGGAGGCCATGATGGTTCTTCTTACCTTAACAGTGTAGAAAG ATATGATCCAAAGACGAATCAGTGGAGCAGTGATGTGGCTCCCACCAGCACCTGCAGGACCAGTGTTGGAGTGGCAGTTCTCGGGGGATACCTGTATGCTGTTGGTGGCCAGGATGGCGTCTCTTGTCTCAACATTGTGGAAAG GTATGatccaaaagaaaacaaatggacTCGGGTGGCTTCCATGAGTACCAGGCGCTTAGGAGTGGCAGTGGCTGTGTTAGGGGGCTTTCTCTATGCTGTGGGAGGCTCCGATGGGACGTCGCCTCTCAATACAG TGGAGCGCTACAATCCCCAAGAGAACCGCTGGCACACAATAGCTCCCATGGGGACTAGACGGAAGCACCTGGGCTGTGCAGTATACCAGGACATGATCTATGCTGTGGGAGGCCGAGATGATACCACAGAGCTCAGCAGTGCCGAGAGATACAACCCCAGAACCAACCAGTGGTCTCCTGTGGTTGCCATGACATCACGGCGGAGCGGC GTTGGCCTTGCAGTAGTGAATGGACAGCTAATGGCAGTGGGAGGCTTTGATGGCACAACGTACTTGAAGACCATTGAAGTGTTTGATCCTGATGCTAACACATGGAG GTTGTATGGCGGAATGAACTATCGTCGACTGGGAGGTGGTGTAGGCGTTATCAAAATGACACATTGTGAATCCCATATATG ggggAAATCAGTTAATGAGaatcaagtacacctctacctcgattaa
- the KLHL20 gene encoding kelch-like protein 20 isoform X1: MDGKPMRRCTSTRPGETGMDVTSRCTLGDPNKLPEGVPQPARMPYISDKHPRQTLEVINLLRKHRELCDVVLVVGAKKIYAHRVILSACSPYFRAMFTGELAESRQTEVVIRDIDERAMELLIDFAYTSQITVEEGNVQTLLPAACLLQLAEIQEACCEFLKRQLDPSNCLGIRAFADTHSCRELLRIADKFTQHNFQEVMESEEFMLLPANQLIDIISSDELNVRSEEQVFNAVMAWVKYSIQERRPQLPQVLQHVRLPLLSPKFLVGTVGSDPLIKSDEECRDLVDEAKNYLLLPQERPLMQGPRTRPRKPIRCGEVLFAVGGWCSGDAISSVERYDPQTNEWRMVASMSKRRCGVGVSVLDDLLYAVGGHDGSSYLNSVERYDPKTNQWSSDVAPTSTCRTSVGVAVLGGYLYAVGGQDGVSCLNIVERYDPKENKWTRVASMSTRRLGVAVAVLGGFLYAVGGSDGTSPLNTVERYNPQENRWHTIAPMGTRRKHLGCAVYQDMIYAVGGRDDTTELSSAERYNPRTNQWSPVVAMTSRRSGVGLAVVNGQLMAVGGFDGTTYLKTIEVFDPDANTWRLYGGMNYRRLGGGVGVIKMTHCESHIWTPPVRTVAFMYTHLLLLYMGPSDLHSHLGKKSAAQWTLCSHLLFERGREVPATPSPHFSFLS, from the exons GTGTACCAGTACTCGACCAGGAGAGACCGGAATGGATGTGACGAGCCGTTGCACCCTTGGAGATCCCAACAAACTGCCAGAGGGGGTACCACAACCTGCTCGCATGCCCTACATCTCAGATAAGCACCCTCGACAAACCTTAGAGGTTATCAATCTTCTGCGGAAGCACCGGGAGTTGTGTGATGTGGTACTAGTCGTGGGTGCCAAAAAGATCTATGCACACCGAGTGATACTTTCAGCCTGCAGTCCTTATTTCCGAGCCATGTTCACTGGGGAACTGGCAGAAAGTCGGCAGACAGAGGTAGTGATTCGAGACATCGATGAAAGGGCCATGGAGCTGCTGATTGACTTTGCATACACTTCCCAGATCACAGTGGAAGAGGGCAACGTCCAGACCTTACTGCCAGCTGCTTGCCTACTCCAGTTGGCTGAGATCCAGGAAGCCTGCTGTGAGTTCCTAAAAAGACAATTGGACCCTTCCAACTGCCTGGGTATCCGGGCTTTTGCTGACACTCACTCCTGCCGTGAGCTGCTGAGGATTGCCGACAAGTTCACACAACATAACTTTCAGGAG GTGATGGAGAGTGAGGAGTTCATGCTTCTTCCAGCCAATCAGCTCATAGATATCATATCCAGTGATGAGTTGAATGTTCGCAGTGAGGAGCAGGTGTTCAATGCAGTGATGGCCTGGGTAAAGTACAGCATTCAGGAGAGGCGACCCCAGCTACCCCAG GTGCTACAACATGTCCGTCTGCCACTACTCAGTCCCAAGTTCCTGGTGGGTACAGTCGGCTCAGATCCACTCATTAAAAGTGACGAAGAATGCAG GGACCTGGTGGATGAAGCTAAGAACTACCTGTTGTTGCCCCAAGAGCGGCCGCTGATGCAGGGACCAAGAACTCGACCACGCAAACCCATCCGTTGTGGAGAAGTGCTCTTTGCAG TGGGAGGCTGGTGTAGTGGGGACGCAATTTCCAGTGTGGAGCGCTATGACCCTCAAACCAATGAGTGGCGGATGGTGGCTTCCATGAGCAAAAGACGCTGTGGAGTTGGAGTCAGTGTTCTGGATGACCTCCTGTATGCTGTGGGAGGCCATGATGGTTCTTCTTACCTTAACAGTGTAGAAAG ATATGATCCAAAGACGAATCAGTGGAGCAGTGATGTGGCTCCCACCAGCACCTGCAGGACCAGTGTTGGAGTGGCAGTTCTCGGGGGATACCTGTATGCTGTTGGTGGCCAGGATGGCGTCTCTTGTCTCAACATTGTGGAAAG GTATGatccaaaagaaaacaaatggacTCGGGTGGCTTCCATGAGTACCAGGCGCTTAGGAGTGGCAGTGGCTGTGTTAGGGGGCTTTCTCTATGCTGTGGGAGGCTCCGATGGGACGTCGCCTCTCAATACAG TGGAGCGCTACAATCCCCAAGAGAACCGCTGGCACACAATAGCTCCCATGGGGACTAGACGGAAGCACCTGGGCTGTGCAGTATACCAGGACATGATCTATGCTGTGGGAGGCCGAGATGATACCACAGAGCTCAGCAGTGCCGAGAGATACAACCCCAGAACCAACCAGTGGTCTCCTGTGGTTGCCATGACATCACGGCGGAGCGGC GTTGGCCTTGCAGTAGTGAATGGACAGCTAATGGCAGTGGGAGGCTTTGATGGCACAACGTACTTGAAGACCATTGAAGTGTTTGATCCTGATGCTAACACATGGAG GTTGTATGGCGGAATGAACTATCGTCGACTGGGAGGTGGTGTAGGCGTTATCAAAATGACACATTGTGAATCCCATATATG GACTCCTCCTGTTAGGACAGTAGCCTTCATGtacacccatctcctcctcctctacatGGGGCCTTCTGATCTTCACTCCCATCTTGGGAAAAAATCAGCAGCTCAATGGACACTCTGCTCCCACCTCCTTTTTGAAAGAGGGAGAGAAGTCCCAGCCACTCCGTCCCCTCACTTCTCCTTCCTCTCCTAG